The DNA region tatcttaaatctttttaaaaaaaaatcttaaaactctttaataaaacacaatatccTTTTTCTAAGTCAAGAATGATGtcaaatagtatatttttttggatattaATCCAACTCAAGTAATTGAGTGATTTAAGAGGTTTTCAACTACTTGCCTAAATCCTTGTTAATGaaccaagataatattttttactaataatttctaagtttataaaaattgaagttagaaatcaagaaattaaatcttAATCATTTTTGAAAGCTTGTTAACTAGTAGAAgcatcaataaaagaaaaatactatcTATATTAATCACTCACGTAAAACTTTTTGTTTGTGATTCCATTTTTCTATGCATCAATACTCGACAACATAATTTAAACGGGCTTAAATGTgatcttaaaattataaaacaaaaattcttcaACCATCGAACTAGTCCATTGAATTAATTTCTCAAATGTATCTTTTTAACTATGAAAGTGAGAATATGAAAAATCGATGAATTGGTGGTTCTGCTTCGAGGTGCAGGTCTGGTTGGAATTGTAGTAATGGTGATGGTTTAAAGTTATTTTCACTTAGAAAGGtattaaaatgaagtttttttatttttaaaaaattatttttgacatcagcacatcaaaatgatttgaaaatatatataaaaaatttattttaagcaaaaagaaattaaaaaattttaggaacccttaaattttgaatttttttttgtttaaaatgaattttttttatgattttgaatcattttaatgtgctgatctcaaaaataattttttaaaaataaaaaaactttattttgatttatttataagcaaaaaatactttaaaccatCACTGctatcacaatctcaaacacacCTAACAAAAGGTATAGCGGTTTTGTAATAATGagctattaaaaattattaaaacatagTAACTAGTGCgtgaaatatataaatttgttaaatCCCATATTGTTCCtccttagaaattaaaaaaaaaatcatttaaataatcAAAGACATATCAAAGAAAGAACTTTTTCTATGATAGTAGTGAATCTTCCTGATTGGATTTCATTGCCTCCAGTAtgggaaatgaaaagaatatgGTTAAAATATCAATAGGAGTGTCTACTGGTTGatccataaataaaaatgtagCATGTTTTTATGTAAACCCTtgatctaaaatttataaaccaatataaaaataaagtgtaaattcttgacaaaaaaatttaaataaaataataaacttagGAGGAAATTATAATAAGTAGGAGTGGAAGTCTCTTGTGAGTTAGTTAATTATCTTGACAAGATAAAGCAATATATCATTATGTAAAAAGCATTGAAGACCTATAACAAAAATCTCTTCCTATACAAATAGTGGCAGATGGCTATTGGAGAGAAAGAAAGCTTAATTCCTTTATTTTCCCCTTCAAAATTGGCCTTTGTTCTCTCTAAATGGTGGGTTTGGAGAGTGCGGGAAGTGATTATCAATAGAGAaaactaatcaaataggaaaTTTTGGAGAGAAAATAAGTTAGGGATTTGAAAGTTATGGAGAAAGAAAGTTTAAATTGGTGGAGGAGAAGGAAAACTTGAAAAGATTGGCAAAGAAACTCGTCAATTTGGGTTGTTTTAGCTAAGGTAAAGGACTCATTTctctttaaagtttattttatcttgttttgggagaaaatgagaaaatcCCAAATTCTAGCATTTGAAAAATGGTTATCTAGAAGTAGTGTGAGTAGATAGGcatgaaaaaggttttttttttttttaatatatatatatatatatatatatatatatacaaggaaTTCAAAGaaggatttaaataaaaacaatgatcaAAATGTTAATATATAGCCGGCAATGAGTAGTAGCTGGGAGAGATAAGAATTTTACTTAAATGTTGTGATGATGTTTGTTTATTAAATGTACCGGTATGAGAAATTATGTTTGGGATAACTTTTTTGGTTGAATATGTAAATTAATTGTTGTGTGTGCATTTTGAAAAAGTTATGAAATTTTGTGATATTGAAAGTTTATGAATGAATGTGaaagcttttaaaatttaattgaaatataattgtTGGTTGAATGTATAATTGGCATGTATAGAAgttaaaaattgtttaaaatgtACAAGtgaatattattgatatttatgAAAGTTTAGAGTTTGTTTAAAAGGTATTAAATTGGATTGTGATCGGTGTCATGGAagcattaaataataaaatgaatgtgctctcgataataaaattaagaaagataTGATAAATTATAGGTTGTCAAAACTATTCAAATTGTTAGTTAGAGAATTTTAGGGCGAAATCCGAGAAATCAACCTTGAAATTAAGCATGCAAGTTAGAAAAAATGTATGTCAAGTTTGATtgattttgtagaatttgaaatTGGTATGTGTGGAAGTATGAAGTGTTTGAGCATGAAAAGTGTTTTCAGCATGGTTAAGTTATTGGTATATAGGTAAGGATATCTCTTGCTTATGTTAGGAGAGGCATTTATAGCTGAAACTTTCATGGAAGGAGCTCGCGTGATAGGATTATTGGGTAGGTTAAGTTTTTTCTAGAGTTAAAAGGGATGTTTAGGCGACaatagtgtttttaaaagaaaaaaaaacacgagatACGAGTCAAAGATTTAACTGAATTTAATAagtttggttaatttaataatatcagtttaaaaatttcatcaaacaaactCAGATGAATCTCCTAAACCTTGGTTAATTTTCCAAACTCATAACCCGTGAAATCTTTAGACCTTAACTTAATTAAGAAGCTCAATTTCCAACTAATTGTAATGTTTAAGGgtaagagttttttaaaaatcaatttaaaaaatttgccaaagtaaaaaaaaaaaaacaataaaaagaatgaaaaaactaaaggagTATGAATTTGTAATAGAAACTTAACTTTAAAaactatctcaaataaaacaaatagtaattgagattgaatttgacaaataaaaaaaattaaaaagaatgaaattgaaaaaaaaatctagttttataaattatttcaaataaaacaattagtaatcaaaagaaaatggactaagtttgaagaaaaaataaattgaagagctTCTTTGCAAACTTGAAGAATTAAACAGGAAAATTGaggtagagagagaaaaaaaaggtcatTAACATCAAACCGAAGGTTTATTGGCCATATGTGCCATCTAGAGATAGAGAGACAACTAAGATGATTCAAACACCACCatgaaagatattttttagtCATTGCAAAACCCTTTACGTGCTGAATAAAGGGCGTAGGGTATCCCACATGCCCTGTGCTAACtacttttagttttaaaataatattttatatttaataaaataataaagtgttttttttttaatttaattataactaaaaaaacagaatgaaattataaaaagcttttaaacgcccgttcaaaaaaaaattgcttttaaaaataattgagtcattttatttttctttaaagagtggaaattttaaaaaaaaaatccgtagatgctagtttaatttttattaaaggtAAACCgtgcttaaaaaaatatatgaaaagacTTTCTTATGCTCAACCAATCCTAAAATGATTAATGAGTCTTAAAAAAGACCTATATTAACCTGATAAAGACTTAATGGTTTTTTCTAAGgataaaatgatgattttacTCTTTTGAATCTTTCAGTGAAGTGTGTTTTAGtatatagtaaaaaattaatcttttagttttttattttaatttgcattgGGGTGACGTTTTTGGAgcaaactaataaaataaaaaggtttggAACTCAATTAACAATATGGTGATCTATCAAGGACTAATTTGTGGTTTCCTTAAAAGTTTAATGACGAGTTAATAGAAAGTGGGCCACCGTTCACTTGAGTGATAATGAAGGCAAACACCGCCAGTACACCCGCCTCCGACACCAACCGTCCCAAACACGTTTTCGTCTCCCTGCCCGGAATTAAACCTTCTGATCCACTCCTTCCATAAACCCGAAAATCAATTAAGTTGAATCCCATCCTCAAAACTGGCTCGGAATATCTTGAAACGCCTATTCCCTCCTCGAACCCGAAGACCCGTCCCAGTCATCCCTCTCGAAATCAGACCGCTCACtgcaagcagcagcagcagcagcagcagcagcaattgCCTGTTTAATATGGAAATAAACGTATTCAAATTATGTTCTGGCCTCAAAGTCCTCGGCTACTTAATGATCCTTCTAGTTGCCGCCATCATCGCCGTCTCATACCACGCCGTTGTAATTGTTACCTGTGGCCCACAGTTACTTCGCGGTGGAGCCCATTCTGTTTTGGCTTTTGCTATTATCATAATCTTTCATTTTCTGGTAATCtcgagtttttttgtttaactgtTGGGTTTTTGGgcttaaagtgaaaaaatagaGGGTGAATCTGCCTTATTTTTTATCTGCAGCTTATAATGCTACTCTGGAGCTATTTTAGGGTGGTTTTCAAGGACCCTGGTTCTGTGCCTGAAAATTGGAGAGCTGTACTTCCAGAGGAGGCTTTGGAGACTGGTTCTTCATTGAATGATAGTTCAGATTGTGTAGTTGCTGCTGATGGATTGGATCGCAGAGCGTTTTGCAATCACTGCCAGAATGGAAAGCCGCCGCGTTGTCATCATTGCTCTGTTTGTAGGCCatcatttttaacttttaagtgCTTGGTATTTTCAATGTTCTCGGTTAGTTTCTGTTATGCTAATATTTTGCATGTGTTAGATGTgtcattgaatgtttttctttgcATCACTGCAATTTTGTGGACCGCTGTTATGTCATaaagaatcaattttttaaaaactttttgttgttgtattcTCTATTCTGTAGGCCAAAGATGTGttctcaagatggatcaccatTGTGTTTGGGTGGTGAATTGTGTTGGAGCACGTaactacaagttttttcttcttttcttggtaATTTCAATTCCACCTTTCAAGTCAACTTATAAATTACTTGTGACTacagaaactatttttttttcaaaacggGTTATTTATATGACTGATTGCATCTTCGAAGTTGATTTATAAACCTGTAGGGATAATTGGAATTTATTATGAGTGAGATGGTAAGATGTGTTTGGGAGCTGAACAAATGAATGCACCCCAGTTCTGCACTTGAAGTCTTGTTGATGCTATGCAATCAGACATCATTATTTTAACTCTGTTGAAAGCCCATCACAGGATTAGCAGAAGAAATTGATagatttatttctttctttgatttgcctTCAATGATACTTTTGATATTTGGTAAGTTGATGGATTCAGTAGATACTGAATACTTACTGAAGATTGAGAATGTTGGTCGAACTACCTGACTTTAGGTGGTTCTTGAATGTCAGAGGCCATTTGATTGTGTTATATTTGGCATATGTGTTTGGAGTACATggaattatttctttctttgatttgcctTCAATGATGCTTTTGATATTTGGTAAGCTGATGAATTCAGTAGATAATGAAGATTAGGAATGCTGGTCGAACTACCTGATTTTAGGTGGTTCTTGAAGTCCAGAGGCCATTTGATTGTGTTATATTTGGCATATGTGTTTGAAGTACATAGAAAGCTCACTTGATTTTCATTGAATATCTAGAAGTTTTGGATGTTGGTTAGGCCATTAGGGgttctctcttctttctgttcTTCTTTGACTTAACTTTTCGTAGCTTTCAACCTCTTTCTTTTCCCTGAAGCTATACACATTTATGGTGACAACAATGGATACTCTAGTATTGTTGCCTGGTTTCATCAACTTTTTCGGCAAAGCCAAGAATCATTCCAGCTCTCCCAGTGATCTAGCAGTCATCTTTTTGGCTTTTGGTAAACTATCCCTTCATGttaatgattttcattttcatgttttagCCTGGCATTCTCATTGTTCCCCTCATGCCTCACAGATTGTGTACCTTGATGCAGTTCTTAATTTGGCTTTTGCTCTCAGTCTTCTTTGTTTCGTGGTTATGCACGCATCTCTTCTATCAAGCAACACCACTTCAATAGaggtaagaaagaaaaaaaactgttattttCTGTGGAATTGCATCCTTATTGATGTATGTCCCTCAAGCTGCAAGAGGTCATGATACATgaaatttgtgttattttgatGAGAGTCAGCTGAATCATGACAAAGCAAgagcatggtttttttttttttaagagggaAGGCATTTCTATGAAATGCATAATTAATGGACTCTTATGCTGTGAAAATGCTGTGATGGCCTCTATCaactatttaattcattttttgacATGCCGCACATTTAGCATAAGAGTAAAGAAATAGGTCCAGCATGTGTTCCCCTTTGAGTACTGTGTGTAATCTTTTGAAGATCATGTTCAGGTTTATGAGAAGAAAGGAGCAGCCAGGTGGAAGTACGACTTGGGCAGGAAGAAGAATTTTGAACAGGTGATACCTGCTGTGcttctttatctttatctttcttgTTTCTGCATAGTACCTGGTGAAAGAATGTCTCTTGTTTGGCAGATAATAAACAACTTTAACTACCAGTTTATATGTGCTAATCTACAATTTTGCACTCGTTGATCACACCTCTAAACAATTGATCTGTGTTTGGAAGATTTGGAActcaaaaaaaagaaggattatTCTGCTTCTAGGGAACTTCATATCTTAGCTTTCTGGGTGAATATGTAGTTCTGAAGGCTGCCATTTCTAGAGATAGACTTTTGGCCCTTGTTTTCAGCTCCTCTGCTAAGAATAAATTTGTCATTGctcctatttttttcttaaaaggttTTTGGCACAAAGAAGGCACTGTGGTTCTTTCCATTATTCTCCAAGGAGGATGTGGATAAAATACCTGCACTTCATGGCCTAGATTTTCCAATACGAGCAGATCTTGAATCCTGAGGCTTGGTGAGGTCATGATCCTTCCTCTTTCCACTGCTGGAGTTTCTGGAAACGTACCTCTGTGAACACCAGATGAAAAAGGTTCAGTCCATTTTACTTCATTTATTCATAACCTTGGTTATGAGAAGATGCATATGAAATTTAGGGGCAGCCACGAATATATTTGCTTTGCCATGGGATGTTGATTTTTGGAGTGGGTATCATATCAGAAGGATAACTTATGTGCTATTTAGCAAAGTGAAGTTTGTAATATCTGATGATATAACTATTACATTGGAATGGCATTGCAAAATCTACAATTTTGGCCATTGCACAAGCGTGTGCAGTAATGTAGATTTGATGGCATTTTTTCTGCCATCCTCTTTATTATGTGGTCTCCTTCTGTGTTCATCAATCATGTTGCAAATccaaaatttatttactttgacTTCTCGATTCTTCTCCTCCATTTAAATTCCGCAAAATATATTTGGTATATTGACTTGTTGATTTCTCTTTCATATTATGATTCATCAAACTGTATTAGATATGGAGGTATTATTTTGTTCGATGAACCAGTTTTCAAACCCCTGTAAGGTAACATGAAAT from Populus alba chromosome 14, ASM523922v2, whole genome shotgun sequence includes:
- the LOC118041199 gene encoding probable protein S-acyltransferase 12 isoform X2, which codes for MEINVFKLCSGLKVLGYLMILLVAAIIAVSYHAVVIVTCGPQLLRGGAHSVLAFAIIIIFHFLLIMLLWSYFRVVFKDPGSVPENWRAVLPEEALETGSSLNDSSDCVVAADGLDRRAFCNHCQNGKPPRCHHCSVCQRCVLKMDHHCVWVVNCVGARNYKFFLLFLLYTFMVTTMDTLVLLPGFINFFGKAKNHSSSPSDLAVIFLAFVLNLAFALSLLCFVVMHASLLSSNTTSIEVYEKKGAARWKYDLGRKKNFEQVFGTKKALWFFPLFSKEDVDKIPALHGLDFPIRADLES
- the LOC118041199 gene encoding probable protein S-acyltransferase 12 isoform X1, yielding MEINVFKLCSGLKVLGYLMILLVAAIIAVSYHAVVIVTCGPQLLRGGAHSVLAFAIIIIFHFLLIMLLWSYFRVVFKDPGSVPENWRAVLPEEALETGSSLNDSSDCVVAADGLDRRAFCNHCQNGKPPRCHHCSVCQRCVLKMDHHCVWVVNCVGARNYKFFLLFLLSTSFFSLKLYTFMVTTMDTLVLLPGFINFFGKAKNHSSSPSDLAVIFLAFVLNLAFALSLLCFVVMHASLLSSNTTSIEVYEKKGAARWKYDLGRKKNFEQVFGTKKALWFFPLFSKEDVDKIPALHGLDFPIRADLES